One stretch of Zootoca vivipara chromosome 8, rZooViv1.1, whole genome shotgun sequence DNA includes these proteins:
- the LOC118089897 gene encoding beta-Ala-His dipeptidase: MLKRQEASLLSGLLIMVFHIVLVMLLSGVGSSSVLNSTSLEDQLFQYIDDHQEKFVETLKEWVAVESDSIQPAQRSEVIRMVKKAESRLQDLGANVMLVDMPVQQVLDGPDISLPPVILAELGEDPLKPTVCFYGHVDVMPAKKSDGWETEPYNLTEIGGNLYGRGATDNKGPVLAWIHAVSAFKELRKDLPVNLKFLIEGMEEAISTGLEEVIEREKEQFFSNVDYIVISDNTWLSTEKPALTYGTRGNAGFTVEVQGGERDLHSGALGGIVQEPMSDLIALLGSLVDSSGHILIPGIYDGVANFTEEEKKLYEPIEFDLEQYKFNVGVKKFLYDTKEEILSHLWRFPSLSIHGIEGAFHEKGIKTVIPSRVIGKFSIRLVPHMNLSTVQLERYLEKVFSKRNSPNKLTVIAAEGALPWVTNINDPQYKAAAKAIQRVFKKDPDMIRDGSTIPIAQMLQAITKKSVMMFPIGAVDDGEHSQKEKISRKNYIDGTKVFSSFLLEISKLHKELLRGSK, translated from the exons ATGCTGAAGCGCCAAGAGGCTTCTTTGCTGTCGGGACTCCTCATCATG GTCTTCCATATCGTCCTCGTCATGCTGCTCTCTGGTGTGGGCAGCTCCTCTGTTTTAAATTCCACATCGCTGGAGGACCAGCTTTTCCAGTACATTGACGACCATCAAGAAAAATTTGTTGAG actCTTAAGGAATGGGTAGCTGTGGAGAGTGATTCCATACAACCAGCACAAAGATCAGAAGTGATACGAATGGTAAAAAAAGCTGAAAGTCGTCTCCAGGACTTAGGAGCAAATGTGATGTTGGTTGATATGCCCGTCCAGCAG GTGCTTGATGGCCCAGATATTTCATTACCTCCTGTCATTCTGGCAGAGCTTGGAGAGGATCCACTAAAGCCCACGGTGTGTTTTTACGGACATGTGGATGTGATGCCTGCTAAAAAGTCGGATGGGTGGGAAACAGAACCCTACAACTTGACTGAAATTGGTG GGAACCTTTATGGGCGTGGAGCAACAGATAACAAAGGACCTGTCCTAGCCTGGATACATGCAGTGAGTGCATTCAAAGAACTAAGAAAA gacTTGCCAGTAAACCTCAAGTTTCTTATTGAAGGCATGGAAGAAGCAATCTCCACTGGACTAGAAGAAGTgattgaaagagagaaagagcagtTTTTCTCCAATGTTGACTATATTGTGATTTCGGATAATACTTGGCTCAGCACGGAAAAGCCAGCTCTTACGTATGGGACTCGGGGAAATGCCGGCTTCACTGTGGAG GTACAAGGTGGCGAAAGAGATCTTCATTCAGGAGCTCTAGGTGGCATCGTCCAGGAACCCATGTCTGATCTGATAGCCTTGCTTG GCAGTCTTGTGGATTCATCAGGCCACATTCTGATTCCTGGAATCTATGATGGCGTTGCTAATTTtacagaagaggagaagaagctgTATGAGCCAATAGAATTTGACTTAGAGCAATACAAGTTTAACGTTGGTGTGAAGAAATTTCTCTATGATACCAAG GAGGAAATACTTTCACACTTGTGGCGCTTCCCATCTCTCTCTATTCATGGGATAGAAGGAGCTTTTCATGAAAAAGGGATCAAAACAGTTATACCATCAAGAGTCATAGGAAAGTTTTCAATCCGGCTAGTTCCTCACATGAACCTTTCCACTGTGCAAT TGGAACGGTATTTAGAAAAGGTATTCTCTAAACGAAACAGCCCAAACAAACTGACAGTGATTGCTGCAGAGGGTGCATTGCCATGGGTTACTAACATCAATGAtcctcagtataaagcagctgcAAAGGCAATTCAGCGAG tttttaaaaaggatccAGATATGATTCGGGATGGATCAACAATTCCAATTGCTCAGATGCTTCAGGCTATTACAAAGAAAAGCGTGATGATGTTTCCGATTGGAGCAGTAGATGATGGGGAGCACTCTCAGAAAGAGAAGATAAGCAG AAAAAATTACATTGATGGAACAAAAGTGTTTTCCTCCTTTTTACTGGAGATCTCAAAGCTCCATAAGGAATTACTGAGAGGCTCCAAGTGA